A region from the Salvelinus fontinalis isolate EN_2023a chromosome 23, ASM2944872v1, whole genome shotgun sequence genome encodes:
- the LOC129820762 gene encoding collagen alpha-1(VIII) chain-like, with amino-acid sequence MVVPPFSAPLPLLVALLQLAVLPLVHAGAYYRHKQHPQQHQPTPHLSHMGIGGKEQHPQQHWPGKEMPHMQYPQYRKEIPQMSMHMGKANPHKGGVVNSGQDKGQTIPSGAVGGLPGGLPGEQGPAGPPGPEGPSGPPGPPGEGQPGGEGKPGHAGPPGFPGVGKPGLPGIPGKPGSMGEPGVPGELGPSGREGPMGQPGPQGSPGPPGLPGIGQLGAGGLPGQPGPRGEPGHKGLSGLPGLPGPKGDKGIGQPGQPGHKGLAGAPGPPGQGGMPGVGKPGINGMSGPPGGPGKPGLPGEQGLAGPAGEGGEPGPPGLPGQGKPGQNGLPGQPGMPGGKGHPGPPGFPGKPGLPGFGKPGFPGPKGDKGMGGMPGGPGPKGDKGHGGLPGMLGQPGSIGQAGPLGPMGPPGGLGQPGPKGEAGEGGHKGLPGGQGEPGPTGLTGQNGFPGKGGEPGPRGPTGPVGPQGEGGHKGLAGATGIPGLPGPKGEGGLPGEKGPQGPKGIPGLGGAGGPIGPPGAPGTKGDSGPPGLPGVDGKGNPGVPGPLGPPGKEGPGGPPGNPGQPGPPGPPGPPGPTDMGAVLPEMGFPPGLDGVKTDGYGKKGKYGGNGGEVMGPNGLEMPAFTALVTTPFPPVGTAVVFDKILYNGRQNYNPQTGVFTCDMPGIYYFAYHISCKGANVWVALMRNDEPVMYTYDEYKKGFLDQASGSAVLPLQPGDTVYLQLPSDQAAGLYAGQYVHSSFSGYLLYPM; translated from the exons ATGGTTGTACCTCCCTTCTccgcccccctccctctcctagtGGCTCTGCTTCAGCTTGCAGTACTACCTCTTGTCCACGCGGGGGCGTACTACAGACACAAGCAGCACCCGCAGCAGCATCAGCCCACGCCACACCTGTCCCACATGGGCATAGGGGGTAAGGAGCAGCACCCTCAGCAGCATTGGCCGGGAAAAGAGATGCCCCACATGCAGTACCCCCAGTACAGAAAAGAGATCCCACAGATGTCCATGCACATGGGCAAGGCGAACCCCCACAAGGGTGGAGTAGTCAACAGTGGACAGGATAAAG GTCAAACCATCCCCAGTGGGGCAGTGGGAGGTCTCCCTGGGGGTCTGCCAGGAGAGCAGGGCCCAGCTGGGCCTCCCGGACCTGAGGGTCCCTCTGGGCCTCCAGGACCTCCCGGGGAAGGACAGCCAGGAGGGGAAGGAAAACCAGGCCACGCTGGTCCCCCAGGATTCCCTGGAGTAGGAAAACCAGGACTCCCAGGAATTCCAGGCAAGCCAGGCAGCATGGGAGAGCCAGGAGTACCTGGAGAATTGGGCCCCAGCGGCAGGGAGGGTCCGATGGGGCAGCCAGGGCCTCAGGGGTCCCCTGGTCCTCCAGGTCTTCCAGGGATAGGACAATTAGGGGCTGGGGGGTTGCCAGGACAACCGGGACCCAGAGGAGAGCCAGGACACAAGGGCCTGTCGGGACTACCAGGATTACCAGGACCCAAGGGTGACAAGGGGATTGGACAGCCAGGACAGCCAGGCCACAAAGGACTAGCAGGAGCTCCTGGACCTCCAGGACAGGGAGGGATGCCTGGTGTGGGCAAGCCTGGAATTAATGGCATGTCAGGGccaccaggaggaccagggaAACCAGGCCTCCCTGGAGAGCAGGGGCTGGCTGGACCAGCAGGAGAGGGCGGAGAGCCCGGTCCACCAGGGCTGCCAGGTCAGGGAAAACCTGGCCAGAATGGTCTGCCGGGACAACCAGGGATGCCCGGTGGGAAAGGGCACCCAGGCCCTCCAGGTTTTCCAGGGAAGCCTGGATTGCCTGGATTCGGAAAACCAGGATTCCCAGGACCCAAAGGAGATAAGGGGATGGGTGGGATGCCCGGAGGCCCAGGACCAAAGGGAGACAAGGGCCATGGGGGACTGCCTGGTATGCTAGGACAGCCTGGATCAATTGGACAAGCTGGTCCCCTTGGCCCTATGGGACCCCCTGGAGGTCTGGGTCAACCAGGGCCAAAAGGCGAGGCTGGAGAAGGAGGTCATAAGGGGTTGCCTGGTGGGCAAGGGGAGCCTGGTCCTACTGGACTGACTGGTCAGAATGGCTTCCCTGGAAAGGGAGGAGAGCCAGGGCCAAGGGGTCCCACCGGGCCTGTAGGACCCCAAGGGGAAGGCGGACACAAAGGGTTAGCAGGCGCCACTGGTATTCCAGGTCTACCTGGGCcaaagggagagggaggacttCCAGGCGAGAAGGGTCCCCAAGGTCCTAAGGGCATTCCAGGTCTGGGAGGTGCAGGTGGGCCGATCGGACCTCCTGGTGCTCCTGGAACTAAAGGTGACAGCGGACCTCCTGGTCTTCCCGGCGTTGATGGTAAGGGAAACCCAGGTGTCCCTGGTCCTCTTGGACCTCCAGGTAAAGAAGGTCCTGGAGGACCACCGGGAAACCCAGGCCAGCCAGGTCCACCTGGTCCTCCAGGCCCTCCCGGACCCACTGACATGGGAGCAGTCCTCCCTGAGATGGGTTTTCCTCCTGGGCTGGACGGAGTCAAGACTGACGGTTATGGCAAGAAGGGAAAATATGGAGGAAACGGCGGAGAAGTGATGGGCCCCAACGGCCTGGAGATGCCCGCGTTCACGGCTCTGGTGACCACGCCCTTCCCACCTGTGGGCACAGCTGTGGTGTTCGACAAAATCCTGTACAACGGCCGTCAGAACTACAACCCCCAGACAGGCGTGTTCACCTGCGACATGCCCGGGATCTACTACTTTGCCTACCACATCAGCTGCAAAGGGGCCAACGTCTGGGTTGCACTGATGAGGAACGATGAGCCTGTGATGTACACATATGATGAGTATAAAAAGGGCTTCCTGGATCAGGCATCGGGGAGCGCAGTGTTACCTTTACAGCCCGGGGACACTGTGTACCTCCAGCTACCCTCGGACCAGGCCGCAGGACTATACGCTGGCCAATACGTCCACTCCTCCTTCTCTGGATACTTGTTGTACCCCATGTAA
- the LOC129820763 gene encoding protein jagunal homolog 1-A-like isoform X1 yields MTSRVGPRAAGTDGSDFKHREKVASHYQMSASLKSEIRKLNFVHLLLWLLVAAQVIASKLDLVSSDKVAEPYRWEYPYLISLFPLVTGSLSLPKNNISYLVISMISSGLFSIAPLFYGSMEMLGEAQQLYRHGKAYRFIFGWAAVTVMYLVMVVAVQVHAWQIYYSKKLLDAWFDSTQEKKKK; encoded by the exons atgacgtcTCGTGTGGGCCCTCGAGCTGCAGGTACTGATGGGAGTGACTTCAAACACAGAGAGAAGGTGGCCTCACACTACCAGATGAG CGCCTCGCTAAAGTCTGAGATCCGGAAACTCAACTTCGTCCACCTGCTGCTCTGGCTTCTGGTGGCGGCCCAGGTGATCGCCAGCAAACTCGACCTGGTGTCAAGTGATAAAGTGGCTGAGCCCTACAGATGGGAGTACCCCTACCTGATCAGTCTCTTTCCACTGGTCACCGGCAGCCTGTCGCTGCCCAAGAACAACATCAGCTACCTGGTGATCTCCATGATCAGCTCAGGCCTGTTCTCCATCGCTCCACTCTTCTACGGCTCCATGGAGATGCTCGGCGAGGCTCAGCAGCTGTACCGCCACGGCAAGGCTTACCGCTTCATCTTCGGCTGGGCGGCGGTCACCGTCATGTACCTGGTGATGGTGGTGGCGGTGCAGGTGCACGCCTGGCAGATCTACTACAGTAAGAAGCTGCTGGACGCCTGGTTCGACTCCAcacaggagaagaagaagaagtga
- the LOC129820763 gene encoding protein jagunal homolog 1-A-like isoform X2 — protein sequence MSASLKSEIRKLNFVHLLLWLLVAAQVIASKLDLVSSDKVAEPYRWEYPYLISLFPLVTGSLSLPKNNISYLVISMISSGLFSIAPLFYGSMEMLGEAQQLYRHGKAYRFIFGWAAVTVMYLVMVVAVQVHAWQIYYSKKLLDAWFDSTQEKKKK from the exons ATGAG CGCCTCGCTAAAGTCTGAGATCCGGAAACTCAACTTCGTCCACCTGCTGCTCTGGCTTCTGGTGGCGGCCCAGGTGATCGCCAGCAAACTCGACCTGGTGTCAAGTGATAAAGTGGCTGAGCCCTACAGATGGGAGTACCCCTACCTGATCAGTCTCTTTCCACTGGTCACCGGCAGCCTGTCGCTGCCCAAGAACAACATCAGCTACCTGGTGATCTCCATGATCAGCTCAGGCCTGTTCTCCATCGCTCCACTCTTCTACGGCTCCATGGAGATGCTCGGCGAGGCTCAGCAGCTGTACCGCCACGGCAAGGCTTACCGCTTCATCTTCGGCTGGGCGGCGGTCACCGTCATGTACCTGGTGATGGTGGTGGCGGTGCAGGTGCACGCCTGGCAGATCTACTACAGTAAGAAGCTGCTGGACGCCTGGTTCGACTCCAcacaggagaagaagaagaagtga